A stretch of DNA from Dioscorea cayenensis subsp. rotundata cultivar TDr96_F1 chromosome 4, TDr96_F1_v2_PseudoChromosome.rev07_lg8_w22 25.fasta, whole genome shotgun sequence:
gatGCGTAGGCCTCTCACCGGAGTGGTTGCACcaaaaaatgtatataaatttATAGCAATATATGAATATACCTTTCTCTAAACGTGACCACTTTGGgctattttgtatttattatatttgaaattttcttttataaccCTCAGTTTTGAGTTGAAAAgtatttaaattactttttatgaaattattaaacTTCAACATACGGACGGCATgtcctattatatatatatatagatatcatGTGGCAGGttgcaaaatttttttgggGAAAAGGAGCGGGGCGAACTCACTAGAGATCTCAGGGATATGCACAAGTCTCGGTgaaacaagtggggacggggccaTGCTCACGTGGGCGCTAGAACCACTCGTACACAATCACTATTTACAACTCTCAGAAATAtaccctcagccgagaatcaaactctcaccacttggtgAGAGATCTATCGAtgacccgtataccaatagacccgaaggccATTGGCTACAAGTTACAAAATTGATTGAGACTTGAGAGGAAactacaaagtttttttttttttgggtattatATCCATGTCTTCTTAATTGTTACCAACGTCCTTTTTGTACTCTTAAATATTATGACATGATATGATTTTAAGCCTATGAGTTATGGGAttgagttttataaataattaaacttgTCAAACCGTTaagacattaattaaaaaattacatgacAATGATATATACATTCATCTTTAATACATATATAgctgatgttttttttttttgttggaattaaTTCATATGAATTCATACAAAGCACACCATCTATAATCTTAAGTAATCATTTGTACCAATCTTACTTATaaatcgaaaaaaaaacatgattctTATAAATTAAAACCATTCACACTGACACTGCCAACACATCCTTAATTAATTCCTTGCGTCTATCTTAAATTCCAACCTAGCTATCCGCTGCTCATTAATAACTCCATCAGACAAGAACattaatgcataaaaaaataaaataaaaagtaataatactCTCTCCGTACTTTTTTTTACCTGTcatatttacttaatttataacaattaaaaaaaattatttaaaactaattagttacttatattttataaaaaatttcattactttttaaaattactccTATGGAAAATCTCACtaattgaatatataatttaatgcttaattaattgtgatttattaaaaattgtacaaatacattaaattaaaggataaatttaacaaaaaaaatatttaatactgcacaaaatttttaatatgataaataaaaaaataaaaaatagctctaaaatgtgacaactaaaaaaacaaacaggGGATTATAATTATATACGTATACTCTACTACACATGGccaaatataaaagacatgAGAACACattaatgccaaaacaaaaaacCCATTCTCAAGTGGTTGGTTTCCATCCATTGCGCACTCCTACCAACCACCTACTCAGCATTAAACACTCATAAAGCAGACAGCCTTTCAAAGCCACTTGTGCCCAAAACCTTATCAACCTTTTCCACAGCCCAATTCAATGCCTTCATAAATCCATCTCTTCCCTTCTTATacttataaaaacaaacaaacaaactccCATCTCTTTTAAAGTTGAAAGAGTATAGTAGTTATCTTTACTGATAGAATATCACAATTAATCAaatggcttcttcttcttcctgttcttcttgtttgtttagAGCTTTGTTTTTGATGATGATGTGCATGGGGGTGGTGATGAGTGATGACCCATTGGCAACAAAGTGTTCTAATGATTTCCAAAAGTTGATGGGGTGTTTGGAATATGCGACTGCGAAGAAGGATACACCGAGCGAGGATTGTTGTAGTTCGGTGACGGAcataaaagggaaagaaccggtttgtttgtgttttattattCAGCAAACGCATAGTGGCTCGCAGTCGGTCACGTCACTTGGACTTCAGTTTGGCAGGCTCCTGCAGCTCCCTGCTGCTTGTAAACTTGCCAATGCTTCTCTCTCTGACTGCCCTAGTATgtcatctttatttttaactttttttctatcatTTGATTTCATGCATGATATATAAGAGTTTTGGTATatgttagaaaatatatatatatatatatatatatatagtgactTGTCACCTTGTCAGAATACATATATACTTAGATGTGTATATGTCTTCGAGTTGCAGTTAATCTAGACAGATTTatggtttttaaaataagaGGTGAATAAACCACTCTTATTAGAGTATTTATAGTGGTTTagattgattttaatttttttttaaaatatgtgtgaaagtattatatatatatatatatatatgtatatatatcgaGTTTATAGGAAAAAATGCTTTTAAGAGTTACAAAGACACCtagagctatatatatatatatatattttggatcaaagtggttttattttatttttttctaatgcaaagaattagattttttttatacaatttcatttatttttaaaaatattaacgtAGAAAGGCAATTGAacttagatttttaaatttatggagATTCTATAGTAAGCTATGTTTggatatatatgaaaataaatgctTAATTTATGTTGTTCAGTCATTTTCCTGtcgagtttttttttgttgtttaaaaaaatttagattttttcgAGCCTTGTTAGCgtgatgaataaataatattgtaaatagaaatttgttaatttttttttaaaaaaattggatttatatttttttttaaaaatataaaatttattaatttttataaaataattatttaaaaaatatatgtggatgatgttcttttaaaaatatttatcttgtgAGTTATGTTAAAAACGATAAAAGATTTATAATCCAATGGTATTAATTAGCCTCACTATAACAAAGGATATATAAAGATTTAAGAGTTTGAATTCAACTCTCACCAAACACGGTGATAGTAATGGGTCATGAGTTATGGGTGCAGATTTATAGCTCAAATCCTGTGTCACAGATAAGGGCACAGtattaaatatcaaactttTGATTTGTGTGTAGTCATacatactttttaatttttttttataaataaataaaaatacccaaaaatacccttattaatGGTTaactgataaaaatagaattaaaggtttttttttggttgaaaagcTTGATTTAGTGGTCTCATACATCGTAAACAATAAAGTTCAGAGTGGGGATTCTttgcaaaaaaaggaaaataatggTATATGATCTATAAATATTGATATAGTGTAAACTTATAACTGTGTATGATGTAGGTCTGTTTATCAATGTTTTGTTCTCATcaatgttttctctttgttataaCAGAGCTTCTAAAGCTATCTCCAAACTCAACAGACGCTGCTATCTTCACCAATGCCACCAAAGGTCAATAATGctatcttttattaattattaatagcTAAATAGAATTGAAGTGATTGTGCATTACTTAATGGTGGTTATTTTGGATGCTTTTAATGATGTGTGTGCAGCTTCCAGTTCAACCAGTAGTTCCACAAGTGCAGTCCCAGCCTCATCCGCAGGAATCATAGATCACATCCTGCTTGTTGTTGCTTTGGTCACTGTTGTGGCCTCCTCTATGCTTTTGTCCATCTTATGAGTGGTGTTTTAGTTATCTGCTATTCTGgaccattgttttcattttaaatttggattagtttttttgttgCTATCAAGAGGTTTTATGTTTACAATGCAGAATGCATCGAGTATGTTAAATTATTTCTGCATTTGATCACCAGATTTGTGTCTTGCAAATTTTCAGGTTGTTTCTTGAGCATCCTTATTTTCCCCTTCAGTTAGTTCAGTTATAATCAAACCAAATGGTGTCTTGTTTGCTATTTCTACTCTGTAACTCTTGTAATCCTATTCCTTACATTCATCACTACTGGACCTGGAGGTCTTATTTAACTGTCTCCTTGTTAAGTTAGACTATGgttctttgttttttctcattttgacTTGTAAGATTACTcttcttttaaacaaaattgtggttatttattaaaaaaacttaatgaaACTGAATTTTCCAATGGCCAATCTTTCGGTTTGGTAACTGAACAGAGgtcttaaaaat
This window harbors:
- the LOC120258088 gene encoding non-specific lipid transfer protein GPI-anchored 1; protein product: MASSSSCSSCLFRALFLMMMCMGVVMSDDPLATKCSNDFQKLMGCLEYATAKKDTPSEDCCSSVTDIKGKEPVCLCFIIQQTHSGSQSVTSLGLQFGRLLQLPAACKLANASLSDCPKLLKLSPNSTDAAIFTNATKASSSTSSSTSAVPASSAGIIDHILLVVALVTVVASSMLLSIL